One Candidatus Symbiobacter mobilis CR genomic window, AACCGGTTGTCAAAGAAATGGCTTTTCACCGCAGTGGTGATGCCGGTGTCGTCAATGTAGGAACCCACAGTCTCTTGGCCGCGCGTGACGGCGCAGCCTGATGCAACAACCAGTGCCAAAGTGACCAAGCCGATGCCCAAGGCAGAACGAATGTTGTACACGGAATAACTCCTTCAATCGGGTCGTCTGCCGGGGCGGCAGCACGCAACCATTGCCCCAATTTAGTTCGCCAGACCGGTTTGGTCTGTACGCTCTCGCACGCACCGGCTCCAGCGTAGTACGCATCTTTCGGGGCATACGGGCCTACTTCCTCTTTCTTGCTGTGTTCGCCACAGCACCGACACGCAGGCATTCCCCCCCCAAACTCTGGCGGTGTGCCCGGCTCGTGCTTTTTTCGGGCCGGGGTCCCACGCCACCACAAACTAACCACGCCATGCCTATCCTTCCTTCCCCCCCCACCGCACCTGCACCTTCGCCTGCTGCAACACCCACAGGCATCAACCCAGTCCAGCCTGCCTCCACGACAGACGCTCCCAAACAACCTGGCCCCCAAATCGGGCTGCTGGCCGCATTGCTGGTCGCACCGGTGCTGATTGCTGCTTGCGCCAGCACTGTGCCCATCCCCAACGAGCAACTGGCCATAGCGCGAACCGCCGTGACCAGCGCAGCCAGCGCCGGTGCTGCAGACCTGGCCCCCACCGAGTTGCGCATGGCACGCGACAAACTCACGCAGGCCAATGTGGCCGTTGCCGACCAACACCACGAACACGCCACTTTTCTGGCTCGTGAGTCCCAGGTCGATGCCAACCTGGCTGAAGTGAAGGCCCGCAGCCAAAAGGCCCAGAAAGCTGCCGGCGAACTGGCCGAAGGCAACCGCGTGCTGCGCGAAGAACTACAGCGCTCAGCCCAATAAAGCCCACCCCCCACACACACCGACCAAGGATTCATCATGACTACCCGTACCCCCCTCTGCCTGGCCCTGCTCAGCGCTGCATTGCTGTCTGCGTGCAGCACCGTGCCCACACCCAACGCGCAACTGACCCAAGCCAAAAGCGACCTGATCGCTGTGCAAAGCGACCCGCGCACCAACCGCATGGCTGCAACCGAGCTGCAACAGGCTATCGATGCACTCAACACCGCCACTGCCGCATGGGTACGGGAAGACCCACCAGACCAAGTGAACCACCTGGCCTACCTTACCCGCCAGCGCGTGGCCATTGCCCGTGAAACCGTTGCACTGCGCAGCGCAGAACAGGCTGCTGGCGCGACGAGCAGCACACGCAGCAACATTCAGTTGCAAGCCCGCACCCAAGAAGCCGACAGCGCTGAACGCAAGGCGGAGCTGGCCGAAAGCGATGCACAAGCTGCACAACAAGGCGCGGACATAGCGCTCGCCGCTGCCACCGAGGCGCAGCTCCATACCGACCTGGCACAAGCCCAAAATCGGGAGTTGCAGGAACGGCTTCGCGAACTGAACGCCAGACCCACCCCCCAGGGCATCTTGCTCACGCTGGGCGACGTGTTATTCGACACCGACAAGGCCCAACTCAAACCGGCCGGGCTGCATCTTGTGCGCCAACTGGCAACGGTGCTGAACGATTACCCGACGCACAACGTACGGGTCGAAGGGTTTACTGATAGCACCGGCACCGAAGCACACAACCTGAACCTGTCAGGCCAGCGTGCCGAGGCCGTTCGTGCCGCGCTGCTGCACGAAGGCGTATCGCCAATCCGGGTGACCACCCAAGCTCTCGGCGAAAGCAACCCCGTGGCCAGCAATGACAGTGCTGATGGACGGATGCTGAACCGGCGCGTGGAAATCGTGTTGTTTGATGGGCGCAAGCTGAACACGCAGCGCTAACTCGCCCATGGCATGGCCGCGCCATACCCAGCCAGATGGTTTCAGAACAGCACTGATACATCCAGAACCGGCCTTCAGACCGGTTTGGCTGCACACTTTGGGAAGGGGTTTGCACCCCTCCCAAAGAGGCGATGACCGCTGACGGCCGCTGATGGCCGTTGATGGCCGGTCCATCAAAACCGGCGGCCATGCTGCATCAGGCACTGCATGAAGCACTGCGCAAGCACTGGGGCATGCGCTCTCAAATGCTGGCTTACAACTGTGACTTGAAGTAGCTGAATGAATGCACGAACGCATCGCGCACTTTTTCCATTTCGGCCACCATGGCGTCCCAGCGGTCTTCACCAGTCGCCTTCAACTCTTCCATCTTTTTGATAGCCTGCACCGACTGGGCGCGCAATTGAGCCATGTCCTCCACATACGTGGCGTGCATGCTGGCCTGTACTTCGGCGGCTTTGTTGCCCAAGTGCTCCATGCGTACGTTGAGCTCGTCGAGCTGGGTTTTCATTTTTTCAATGTAGGCTTCTCTGGTGGTCATGATTCGGACTCCGTTTGGTTGATCGAGTTCATCAGGTGCGCAGCCAAGCGGCCTTCCACCTGAACCCATCTACAGGCTAGGTCTTTCGCGCTGCCCTGTCTGTACGACACCCCACCCACGACATGCCCACAGACCACAGGCAAGCCCATTGTGGGGAACAAAGTACTGTTTTGGGGGCTGTGCATTGGGACATACCGCGAATGGGAAGCCCTGCAACAAGGCTGGTCTGTGTTGCACTGCACAGACGGGGTGTTTCTGGACACATACCATGCACTTTTGCATCGCTACTGAACCTGTACCTTGTTCAGGATACCCGCCACCCATTCCTCACAACCATGAAAGTACTTATGAAAACACCAATGAAAAACCCCCTTCTTCTCAGCGCCCTCCTCGCCGCAGCCACTCTGACCCATTTTGGTTTGGCACAGTCACAAGTGGCAGGCTCTACGACGATTGGCATTACCGTCACCGAGGCCACGCAAGTGGCCATGGGCTGGAGCGTCACCAAATCACTATTAGGCAAAACGGTTCACAACGAATCCGGCGAAAAAATCGGTGAAGTGATCGACTTGATCATTGCGCCCGACCGCAACCTGTCGTTCGTGATCGTGGGGGCGGGTGGATTCATCGGCATTGGCCGCCACGATGTCGCCATTCCGGTCAGCCAGATTCAAAATCATGGTGACAAACTAATCATGCCGGGGGCTACCAAAGATGCTATCAAGGCCATGCCTACTTTCAACTACGCCAGTGACACGGCTCGCAGAGACCAGTTCATAGCCGATGCAGAACACCAAATGGCCCGCGCCCGCGACAAAGTCACTGAATTGCTACGGCGCGCCGGGGAGGCATCCGCCGAATCCAAAGCGGTCATCAACCGCGACATCGATCAGCTTCAGTTGGATCTGAAATACGCCCAGGAAAAATTGGACCACATGAAGCGCGTCGGCGCCGCGAACTGGCACGACTTTGAATCTGACGTCAACGCAGCAATCGTCCGTCTGCGCAAGGCGTTGGAAGCTGCATAGCAATACATTGCAACAATCCAGAACCGGCCTCTAGGCCGGTTTGGCTGCACCCTTTGGGAAAGGGTTTGCCCCCTTCCCAAAGAAACGCCGAAACCCCCGGACTAAAAAAGTCCGGGGGTTTCGGCGTTCCGCCCTGCAGGGCGGGTTTTCCATCGGTGTGCGTGAATCGGTGTGCGTGAATCAATCAATAGAGCGCTATTTGCGATCACCGCTGATATAGCGCACCAAAAACATGACGACGGCCACGACCAGCAGAAGGTGGATGAATCCACCCAGCATGGAGGACGTGACCAAGCCCACAGCCCAGAGCACGAGCAGGATGATGGCAAGGGTCTGAAGCATGGCTTGGGTTCTTTCCAATCAGAACTGGCCCGCAGTTGCGGGCCAGGATGTCGGTTACTTGTGGGTGGCGTCCTGAATCACTTCCTTCATATCGCCGACAGCTTTCTGAGCCTGGCCCTTGGCCTGCTTGTTGAGGCCCTTGAATTGCTGCCCGGTACTGCCGGTGAGCTTGCCGGCCTGCTCCTGCACTTTGCCGACGACGTCCTTGATGGTGCCTTCGACTTGATCTTTGTTCATGGCATTGCCTTTCGTGGTGGAAGAAATGGGTGGGAAGCACGCTTTTGTGCGCTCATGGCTGGGTGTATGGCGTGCCATAAAACTTGTGTACGCCGCCAGCCCAGGTTTTGTCCGACATGGACGGCCAACGGTCTTTGTTGAAGCCAGGCGCATCTTTCAGCGCATCTTTGGAAACGTTCAGCGTGAAGCGCTTGTTGATCGTGTCCAGCGTCAGCGCGCCCCAGGGCACTGCGAACAGCTTGTCGCCAAGGCCCAGCAGACCACCGAAAGACAGCACCGCGTAGGCAACCCTGCCGGTAGCCATGTCCAGCATGAACTCCTTGATGTCACCCAGGCTCTCGCCGTTTTGGTTGCTGACGTCGTTGCCCAGCAGCGTGTTGGCACCCATCAGCGACGGCCCAGGGCCCTCGGTGCCATTGGCGTACATGCCGAAGTTGTCGCGGGTGATGTAGTTGGAAGCCATGTGTTCTCCTGATGTCAGTGGAAGGGGCTGGTCGGTAACCAACCGACCATGCATGCTGTCTGCGCAAGATGATCCGTTGGGGACTGCACCCACTGTAGGGGGGGCGCTGCACAGCGTCTGTGCGCCACCGAACCCCCCGCAGGAATAGGACAAACTGGGTTACGTAGGCACCAGAGGTACTACATACCGACTGCTTGCGGGCAGTGTTTCCCAGACCAGTGGCTGTCCCGGGGGCAGCAGCAACGATTCCTGGATGCAGAGTTCTTTTCGCACCTCTTCCGTATCCCCGCGCAGCAACGTCAAGGTCACGACGCGACCACTGCGTGTCAGCGTGACCTGAGCACGGTTCCAGTGGGAGGGCAAACACGGCCATAGCGTCACACTGTCTGCTCGCCAATCCAACCCTAAGAGAGATTCAATGGCTGCACGGTGTAACCAGCCCGCCGCCCCGGTGTACCAGCTCCAGCCGCCTTTGCCAACATAGGGCGGCTGGCTGTAGACATCCCCTGCCATGGCATAGGGTTCCAGCCCGTAGACATGGCCCCATCGGGCGTCTTGAGCGCGGTGTGCAGGGCTTAAGTAGGTGAAGTACCGGTAGGGTGCGTCACGGGCTGGGTCGGCGGCTGGCGTGTGCCGTGCAAGACGGGCTGCCGCCATGAGCGCCCACACGCCAGCATGGGCGTATTGGCCACCGTTTTCCCGGACTCCAGACGGGTACGCCTGTATGTACCCAGCATTGGGCTGGGCATGAGCCAGTGGTGGTGTCAGAAGCTGGATCAACCCCGATGTCGGGTCAATCAGTTGTGTTTCCACGCTACCCATGGCTTGTTGCTGGCGGGCTGCTGGTGCCACGCCAGAGAGCACAGCCCAGGCTTGGGCCAGCAGGTCAATACGGGCTTCGCCGTTGGCATGAGAGCCTATAGGGCTGCCATCGTCAAAAAAAGCGCGTACATACCAGGCGCCATCCCAGGCTGGGCCGTCCAGCGCAGCTTGCCAGCCTGCCAGCGCACGCTCCCAGCGGGCGGCGCGTTCCGGCTCTTGGCGACTGCGCGCCAAGGGAATCCACTCAGCGGAAATGATGCACAAAAACCAAGCAAGCCAAACAGATTCCCCTTGCCCGCCGTGGCCCACGCGGTTCATGCCATCATTCCAATCACCAGTGCCCATCAGCGGCAGACCGTGCGCGCCCACTTGCAGGCTGTGGTCGATGGCCCGTGCTCCGTGTTCGTACACGGTGCCCTGGGTGTCGCTGGGGAGCGGGACCGTGTAACTGTCTTCGGCGCCTTCGGCTATCGGCGCGCTGGTCAAAAAAGGCACCATGGTGTTCAGCAGCGCGACGTCACCTGTGCTGCGCAGGTAGTGGGCGCAGGCGTAGGGAAGCCATAGCAGGTCGTCCGAAATATGGGTGCGCACGCCTGCACCGCCGGGCATGTGCCACCAGTGCTGTACATCTCCTGCCTCAAATTGCCGGGAAGCAGCCAGCACAATTTGATCGTGCAGCAGATCGGGCCGCGCCCAGACCAATGCCATGGCGTCTTGCAACTGGTCCCGAAAGCCCGTGGCCCCTCCTGCCTGGTAGTACCCTGCTTTCGCCCACATGCGCGACGACAACGTCTGGTACAGCAGCCAGCGGTTGACCAGCACGTCAAACAGCGGGTCAGGGGTGCTGACCACGCAAGTACCCAGCAGCGCATTCCACTTGCCAACAACCCTCTGCTCGCGATGCTCGGGAGAGACCCGCATTGCCGCCCCCGCCAGCTCGATGGCAGCAGTCGGCGTCGCTGCGTACCCCAGAAGAAACACCTGTGTCAGCCGTTGACCGGGCAGCAGCGTGACGCGCCGAGCCAGCGCTGCGCACGGGTCATGACCCTGGCCGCTGCGCCGCCCTAGTTGCGGCGGCAGTTGCAATCGGCCTTGCGGGCCAAAAAACTCCCTGCGATCACAAGTCCAGTCTGGGCCATCCAGCTCAGGGCTGTGTTCCAGGGGCATCGCCAGAAAAGCAGTGCCCTGGCCCAAACCGGCCGACTGTTCCCCCTGCGTACACAGCAGCATCGTGCCACCGAGCACCATCTGTCTGGGCGGCACGATGCTGGTGACTGTGGTGGCACGGTCCACCAGGTTTTCGCCCATCTGCCATTCGACCATCGCCATCATGCGCAGGTGTTGGCGCGTGTCGCCCCGGTTGACCAGCTCCAGCCGGATGTGCTTGACGGCAGTCTGGGCGTCCACGCACCATGTGGCGGTCACCTCCAGCCCATCGCGCTGATGCCGGATGGTGGTCAAACCTTGGCCGTGGGTGATGTCGTAGGTCACTGCCGGATCGCCCCAAGCCGAAGGGCTGACGCTCCACACGGCATGGGTGCGCCTGTCTTGCAGCAGCAGCCATTCGCCCGGCAAGTCGGCCACGGGGTCGTTGCGCCAGGGCGTAAGCTGGTTCAGCCTGCTGTTGATGGCCCAGGTGTGCCCGCCACCTGCTTCCGACACCTGTGTGCCGAAGTCGGGGTTGGCCAGCACATTGATCCATGGGCGGGTAGGGCGCGTGGTAGCGCTGGCTGGAAAGCGGAAGTTGCCTTGGGCATCGAACGCCCCCTTTGTTTCGGCCACAGCAACCGCCGGTCGGTGTGCGTACACCACCGCTGCGGCAGCAAGCCGCCATAGGCCTTTGGCGGTGGCGATGGCCGGTCTGCCTTGGGCCTGGGCATCTGCCCAAGTCCGAACATGGTGGTGCAGCGATCGGCCATCAGCCTGGAAGCACAGGCTGGCACGTTGCGTCAGGGTGCTGATCTGGTCGGCAGACAGTTCTTCGGTGCGGTGAACGTGTAACCCCGTCACGCCCACGCCATACGGGGTGCGCAGGCTGGCCTGGTGCTGTTCCCGCAGGGCCAGCAGTTCGCGGTGCAGCGGCATCAGGTAGGAGTGGACTTCGTTACTCAGCACCACCACGTCGCACGGCACGCCGCCACGCGCCCACTCACCCAGCGACTGCACCAGTGCCCGCAGTAGCCCCATTCCTTGCAGGTCGCAAATGGTCACCAGTAGCAGCGGCCTGTCGCCCGAAATGGACAAGC contains:
- a CDS encoding DUF4398 domain-containing protein, producing the protein MPILPSPPTAPAPSPAATPTGINPVQPASTTDAPKQPGPQIGLLAALLVAPVLIAACASTVPIPNEQLAIARTAVTSAASAGAADLAPTELRMARDKLTQANVAVADQHHEHATFLARESQVDANLAEVKARSQKAQKAAGELAEGNRVLREELQRSAQ
- a CDS encoding PRC-barrel domain-containing protein, which codes for MKNPLLLSALLAAATLTHFGLAQSQVAGSTTIGITVTEATQVAMGWSVTKSLLGKTVHNESGEKIGEVIDLIIAPDRNLSFVIVGAGGFIGIGRHDVAIPVSQIQNHGDKLIMPGATKDAIKAMPTFNYASDTARRDQFIADAEHQMARARDKVTELLRRAGEASAESKAVINRDIDQLQLDLKYAQEKLDHMKRVGAANWHDFESDVNAAIVRLRKALEAA
- a CDS encoding OmpA family protein; its protein translation is MTTRTPLCLALLSAALLSACSTVPTPNAQLTQAKSDLIAVQSDPRTNRMAATELQQAIDALNTATAAWVREDPPDQVNHLAYLTRQRVAIARETVALRSAEQAAGATSSTRSNIQLQARTQEADSAERKAELAESDAQAAQQGADIALAAATEAQLHTDLAQAQNRELQERLRELNARPTPQGILLTLGDVLFDTDKAQLKPAGLHLVRQLATVLNDYPTHNVRVEGFTDSTGTEAHNLNLSGQRAEAVRAALLHEGVSPIRVTTQALGESNPVASNDSADGRMLNRRVEIVLFDGRKLNTQR
- a CDS encoding CsbD family protein, yielding MNKDQVEGTIKDVVGKVQEQAGKLTGSTGQQFKGLNKQAKGQAQKAVGDMKEVIQDATHK
- a CDS encoding lmo0937 family membrane protein, translating into MLQTLAIILLVLWAVGLVTSSMLGGFIHLLLVVAVVMFLVRYISGDRK
- a CDS encoding PRC-barrel domain-containing protein, whose translation is MASNYITRDNFGMYANGTEGPGPSLMGANTLLGNDVSNQNGESLGDIKEFMLDMATGRVAYAVLSFGGLLGLGDKLFAVPWGALTLDTINKRFTLNVSKDALKDAPGFNKDRWPSMSDKTWAGGVHKFYGTPYTQP